A DNA window from Candidatus Hydrogenedentota bacterium contains the following coding sequences:
- a CDS encoding SDR family oxidoreductase yields MRPKTQTPKHFPEPVLPACPIQKLLKGQKALVTGASSGIGKAIAIALGHAGADVVINYRSGDDAAQKVADEVRRCGSRTYIHQADVSKEEQVQAMFRRMLDEFGTIDILVNNAGLQQDAPFDEMTLRQWQTVLDVNLTGQFLCAREAVREFKRRGVRKEVSCAAGKIICISSVHEVIPWAGHVNYAASKGGIMLMMKSIAQEVAPHRIRVNSIAPGAIRTPINMQAWDTEEAYSDLMKLVPYKRIGEPEDIGRAAVWLASDDSDYVHGITLFVDGGMTLYPGFETGG; encoded by the coding sequence ATGCGCCCCAAAACGCAAACCCCAAAGCATTTCCCCGAGCCGGTCCTTCCGGCATGTCCCATACAAAAGCTGCTAAAGGGCCAGAAGGCGCTTGTTACCGGCGCTTCTTCCGGAATAGGCAAGGCCATCGCCATTGCCCTCGGACACGCGGGCGCCGACGTGGTGATCAACTATCGGTCCGGCGACGATGCCGCGCAGAAAGTCGCGGACGAGGTCCGGCGTTGCGGAAGCCGTACGTACATCCACCAAGCTGACGTCTCCAAAGAGGAGCAGGTGCAAGCCATGTTTCGCCGCATGCTCGACGAGTTCGGCACCATCGACATTCTCGTGAACAATGCAGGCCTGCAACAGGATGCGCCCTTCGACGAGATGACGCTACGACAGTGGCAGACAGTTCTCGACGTGAACCTGACGGGACAGTTCCTGTGTGCGCGCGAAGCGGTTCGCGAATTCAAGCGGCGTGGCGTGCGGAAAGAAGTCTCCTGCGCGGCGGGCAAGATCATCTGCATCAGTTCCGTTCACGAAGTGATTCCGTGGGCTGGCCACGTCAACTACGCCGCGTCCAAGGGCGGCATCATGCTGATGATGAAAAGCATCGCCCAGGAGGTCGCGCCGCATCGCATCCGCGTCAACAGCATCGCACCCGGCGCAATACGCACGCCCATCAACATGCAAGCGTGGGACACGGAAGAAGCCTATAGCGACCTCATGAAGCTGGTCCCCTATAAGCGCATCGGCGAACCCGAGGATATTGGCCGCGCGGCCGTGTGGCTCGCTTCCGACGACTCCGACTACGTCCACGGCATCACGTTGTTCGTCGACGGAGGCATGACGCTCTACCCGGGCTTCGAGACCGGCGGCTAG
- a CDS encoding GNAT family N-acetyltransferase, with product MEDRDLNIVLIGMPGVGKSTVGVLLAKTLTRNFVDTDVAIQSAEQRRIMDIIQSEGAEAFCALEERHVLAMECKGCVIATGGSVVYSEAAMNHLREKGIVIHLMLPLESLAERLSNLDARGVVRLQGQSLDALYEERMPLYSKYASAEIDCSGLRHEQVVDSIVAWLTEQGVVGPEDVPHLTAAEAEPEHPPVNVQRAVDSDFPALVALDKLVPGSSERRSALSSAIASKNCYKAVVNGEVLGFMILEETFYGHAFISFMIVHPGHRREGIASGLIQYAESVAPTDKLFTSTNASNTQMQRLCEAQGFTRSGAIENLDDEDHEIVYFKQIKREGSDTPAN from the coding sequence GTGGAAGACCGAGATCTCAATATCGTTCTGATTGGCATGCCCGGCGTGGGGAAGAGCACTGTGGGCGTTTTGTTGGCCAAGACCCTCACGCGGAACTTCGTGGATACCGACGTCGCGATTCAGTCCGCCGAGCAACGGCGGATTATGGACATCATTCAGTCGGAAGGTGCAGAGGCATTTTGCGCACTTGAAGAGCGGCACGTGCTGGCGATGGAGTGCAAGGGATGTGTGATTGCGACGGGCGGCAGCGTCGTGTACAGCGAAGCGGCGATGAATCATCTTCGAGAGAAGGGGATTGTGATACACCTGATGCTGCCGCTGGAGTCGTTGGCCGAACGTCTCAGTAACCTCGATGCGCGCGGGGTCGTCCGACTTCAGGGACAATCGTTGGACGCGCTCTATGAAGAGCGGATGCCTCTCTACAGTAAGTATGCCTCCGCCGAGATCGATTGCAGCGGGTTACGCCATGAACAAGTGGTCGATAGCATTGTTGCATGGTTAACGGAACAAGGCGTGGTCGGCCCCGAGGACGTGCCTCATTTGACGGCGGCGGAAGCGGAGCCCGAACATCCGCCGGTGAACGTACAGCGGGCCGTCGATTCCGACTTCCCCGCGCTCGTCGCTTTGGACAAGCTGGTGCCTGGCAGCAGCGAACGGCGAAGCGCGCTTTCCAGTGCCATTGCATCCAAGAACTGCTACAAAGCGGTAGTGAACGGTGAAGTGCTCGGCTTCATGATCCTCGAAGAGACCTTTTATGGACACGCGTTTATCTCGTTCATGATTGTTCATCCCGGACATCGCCGGGAGGGCATTGCCTCAGGACTAATCCAGTACGCGGAGTCGGTTGCGCCGACCGATAAGCTCTTTACCTCCACGAACGCATCAAACACGCAGATGCAGCGTTTGTGCGAGGCGCAAGGATTCACGCGTAGCGGCGCTATCGAGAATCTGGACGACGAAGACCACGAGATCGTGTACTTCAAGCAGATTAAGCGCGAAGGGTCTGATACTCCGGCAAACTAG
- a CDS encoding dihydrodipicolinate synthase family protein yields the protein MKFQINGVIPAILTPFTKGGKSVDYDRVKALAARLAGQGVHGLFVCGTTGEGPLMTLDERKLTLQAVVQEVGKRVTVVAHTGCFDTASTIELTRHARDIGAKAAGIVAPGFFGYDDAALLAHYRAIAAAVKDFPILLYNIPGCAKNELTPPVVLELARTVDNIVGIKDSSGSMPNLNRVLADKPADFTVINGVDEYAMQAQIAGAAGFVASTANVLPEVFLGIYNSVKKGDLKKAWETQKKLGRACAAFCYGRMVARYKEGLRLRGFDAGYVRSPQRELTKQEKSELAKALNAAGLI from the coding sequence ATGAAGTTCCAGATTAATGGCGTCATTCCCGCAATCTTAACCCCGTTCACCAAAGGCGGAAAATCGGTCGATTATGACCGGGTAAAAGCCCTCGCCGCCCGGCTTGCGGGTCAAGGCGTGCACGGTCTCTTCGTGTGCGGCACCACCGGTGAAGGTCCCCTCATGACCCTCGACGAGCGCAAGCTCACGCTACAAGCCGTTGTTCAAGAGGTCGGAAAGCGCGTGACGGTCGTCGCGCATACCGGTTGCTTCGACACGGCCTCCACCATCGAATTGACGCGCCACGCGCGCGATATCGGCGCCAAAGCTGCCGGCATTGTCGCGCCGGGCTTCTTCGGATACGACGACGCAGCGCTCCTGGCGCACTACCGCGCCATCGCCGCCGCCGTCAAGGACTTCCCGATTCTGCTCTACAACATCCCCGGTTGCGCCAAGAACGAGTTGACGCCTCCCGTCGTGCTTGAGTTGGCGCGCACTGTCGACAACATCGTGGGTATCAAAGACAGTAGCGGTTCCATGCCGAACCTCAACCGCGTACTGGCCGACAAGCCCGCGGATTTCACCGTCATCAATGGCGTCGATGAATACGCCATGCAGGCTCAGATTGCGGGCGCGGCGGGATTCGTCGCCAGCACCGCGAACGTACTGCCCGAAGTCTTTCTGGGCATCTACAACAGCGTCAAGAAGGGCGATTTGAAGAAGGCGTGGGAAACCCAGAAGAAGCTTGGCCGCGCGTGCGCTGCCTTCTGCTACGGGCGAATGGTCGCGCGCTACAAGGAAGGGCTTCGCCTGCGCGGGTTCGATGCGGGATACGTGCGCTCGCCGCAACGCGAACTGACCAAGCAGGAAAAGT